atttcctaaagatatttttataatcattaaaagttttcaaataagtagcttaaaataacttacaataacaatggttaaaaataactatatataaaagattatattgttacctttaaaatcaaaaaacaatgtttcatgttttaaataattataatgatagaaattaaaacattaagcaaataaattttaaaaactttattaacaataacaatcactataaataacattaaaccatatattatatttaattttattcatgtgtaacttgcgagtagaagtcattcaaacaattgaaataatgcagttataatagatgtatatattatcatataattcaaaataatcaatatactatatcaatttagtatacaaattattatatcaaatttaacaacaatattattgttatattttaaaaaaaacatatatttgtaaagactttaactatataggtgtttctgcgcaacgcgcgggtatTCGTCTAGTGTTATTTATTTCTAGTGCGAGTCATAACTTAGACAAGGTTAAAGAATAAAATTTAAGATAGAGTGTTTGAATAATGTTTTGGTTTTGTTATTTTGTTATTTGAAAGACAATTTGTTGAAAAAATTAGTTTGGAAATGATTCCGTAAGACTTAAAAACGAAGAGTTCCACTTTAATCAACAATGCAACAATTTTTTTATAAGTTATACTTTTTAGAGTGCATAATTTTGAACAAAATTTTCTTGACTATATAGTTATGTTGTGAAATTTTGATTCCGGCCGGCCTATTTATTGTGTTTGTGTTCCGCCTCTGAAACCGACCATTTCCTATTATAAGAATAACTATTTCTTAGTTAGGGAcataaaattcacaagaaaaatgtCTACCAACTAtatattttggaaaattttatattAGTCTTAGTTTACTAATAGTCTCATTTTATACAAGCAAATATTTCAATATTGAATGTAAATTATTCAAAACCcttggataaaaaaaaaaaaaaaaaaaaaaacttaaaatcaTTTGGTTTACCAACAAATTTATTATTTTCAACGTCATTAGAATTATCAATGAGATCATTATAGTTATGAAAAAGATCATTAGAATTATCAATGACGTAATTAGAATTAGTTTCAACATCAGAATTATCAACAAATTAACTAGCATTTTCaacaatttttcatgtttaacaaataacaaactatTTATTTAAGAAACCTTATAAggaattcatattttttttgttatgttttctaGTTTTGAGCATCAATGGTTTTTGTTTAGTTAACATATTTAATACCTgacaattcaatataaataataGTCAAACAAAGAAAGATAAACCTTTGAGTAATTTGTTGTTTTGGTTTTCAAGTTGCTTGGAAATTACTTGAACTTTTGAGTTAAAATGATATGAAAAGTGAAAactaaaacaaaacaaattaagATTAGTCAATTGTGTCATGGATTTGTAACCAAATCAGAAGATATAAGAATAAAAAATCAGAtacaaaaatcaaaaaacatattagaaacaaagtaaaaaaaaaaaaatcagttacaaaaaatttaaaaaagtACAAtatacaaaataacaaaaaaacaggcaaatgttttacaaattacaACTAGAAATTAGATACCTTAGAGAAATTGTGGGGAATCGACTTCTTTGATTTCAAAACTTGGAAGGAGCGATTAATCctcggaaaaaaaaaaaaaaaaaaaaaaaaaaaaaaaaaactgcaatatGAGAATGAGATGCTCAAATGAGAATCGGTTATTTTGTCGTTCACTCCTCAGCTCCTCCtacaaaaaaaaatcagaaaaaaataGCCATTGAGATGTGAATTTGAGAACAGAAAAATCATCCATAAAACCAAAAAACTCATGTAGGAATAGTCGAAGACATAAGAAAATCCTCTGGAAAATCAAAAAAGATGAAAAGAAtatatcaaaaattaaaaatgtgATGTTGAGATGTGAATTcggattttcatttttttatttatacttaCACCTAAACATgactaaaattaaaaattaccACTGAATGATATCCCCAAATCCATCAATTGCCGGCTTAGTATGCTAAGTGAATGGAGAGCAATGGATGATCGAAAAGAGAAGATAGACGCATAGTTCAGTGATCTACAATAGTGGTAGAGGTCTCAATCAGGTTGAAGAATAGTGTAATCACACTCATCAAACTGTTGTTAATAGAAGGATTTCTAATTTCTCTCCACCTCTCATTTACTCCTCAAGTTCTATTTTGTTTAGGTGTTGATAATTTTTAGATATTCAAGATTTTTTTTACCTCCCTAGTCCCTTACTTTCAACACTCCAACCACAGTTCGCACTACGGAGCCGGTACGCCAGAACGTTACAGCGGTAATTGAGTGTTAAAATGAATGGAATTGATATGCTACCATGTGTTGACAAAGAAGAAAATGACACAGTCGAAGACAGCTAGGTCCCACCTGTAACTGCATTTCATCTACTGCTACAGTGAAAGAGCTTCAACCTATTGTACCTTCCTTTATCATCTTGTACTGTCCAATGAATTGCTTTTTTTTTGTAATAAGTTCATCTATATATTTTCCCTTATTGTCATTGTAAACATTGAATCGTTTCAGAGCAAAtaagaaagaaaaatatttccttctttttccttaattttctcttggtatcagagcttaatgACTAGCGTCGGCCATGGCTTCCTCACCTGCGCAATCTTCCACAAACTTTACTCCTACTCTAATCATGGTTCCTCCTGTTGTCACTATTTCTCCACGGTCAGATCCGGTTCCATCTCTGTCTTTGTTCCAAAGTCTAACACCCCTAACCCTAAAACTTGATCGGGGAAACTATTCCTTCTGGCGGTCTCAAGTAGTTCCAACTCTTCGTGCTCATGACCTTGAGGGATTTATTTTGGGCACAAATGTTTTCCCTCCTTAGTTCATTGAACAAACCAATTGCTATCTTATTCCTGGTGATTCGCACAAAAAATCAATCCAAACTTCAATCTCTAGGTGTGTACATACCAAGCAATATTGAGTTGGTTACATAACTCCATCTCTGAAACAATGTTTGGTCATGTTGTTAAATGTACAAACTCTCATCAAGTATGGAGTACTCCTCAATCTCTCTTCACTACGACCTCCAAAGTACACAGTCTTCAACTTCAATCTCTCAAAAAGGGAAATATATCCATTCATGACTACATGTTGAAGATGCAAACTCTTGCTGAAAATCTTGCATCTGCTGGTCAACCTTTATCTGATGAAGACTTAATCTTATATATTTTTGGAGGCCTTGGACATGAATATGATTCTGTTGTTGTTAACCTCACCTCTCGCCATGACCAACTTACAATTCAAGAGGTTCAGTTTATGCTCCAAAGTCATGAAATGCGACTTGAGCATCTCAACACCCCTACTCTTTCAGACCTATCAAATCCTAGTGCTCATCTTGCCACTCAACTACAACGTGGTCTTCATCTACAAAACTCCACCAACCAGCTGTCACCCTCAAGTAGACGTGGCTCTTACCATGGCCATGGTCGAGGACATGGAGTTCGTGGTAATCGACCCTGGTGTCAACTCTGTGGTCGAGTAGGTCATTTCGTCACCAAATGCTCTCACCGGTTTGATGTCAACTTCCAAGGTCCCTCAAACACTTCAAACATCAGTCATCCCAACAATCTTCCATCCTTTGGTCAATAATttaacatcaacaacaacaataacaacaaccaGCAAGCTTACTTCACCTCGACACAAGAACATCAAAGTGATGATGCTCGGTACTTGGATAGtgttttggattagtgtctaaggttgtaactatatttggtaagtacttgacccgattgtgcatggtccttttaggttgccttcaccatagcaacttgacaggatgacttgttaagagagaagagatattattgagaataatatattaaaggaataataatgttatttgattaatataagtcatatattaattgagaattaatttggtgacttaaagaggttaattgaataaaggggcataaactatcaaatgtgtgatagttgtgatttggactatgtatccttatggatataagggtggacggattttagggttaggagaccataaaatcgtccaagcctaatatctaggaggatcttggatttcttagggcctaagttattcaattagggttaagggtgaaaccctagtagctcatagtataaatagatcccttgggtgagggaaatcggcacccatgcaaggcaagaaaccctagagccgatttctcactctcctctctctctctctctctctctcaagatcgttctcttgctagttggtgtttgtcagccattagaggagtgacaattgtgactctaagctccaagaagaagaagtatcaagcaagtaatccaaggtattgttctagatcctaattcatatgattagattcaattgtttacattagatctagtattgtaagtgttggatacaatgcatgttcaattagagaaacctagatccaagcattagggtttgcatgtgcacataggaaagttcttacggctcaaacccattagtggtatcagagctttgattgatttctattgaattgatgcattggttgattgcttgttgcttgaaaattttgatttttgtgattATGCctgataaactcggcgagttccactgtggactcggcgagtagctccaactcggcgagtccatagtggaactcggcgagttcgagcgtcagaaggaggtagtttcgggatttcttgctgttttacttgaggatacttgccttaactgttttgggtcattaaaatccgattttaatcaaatatatgagtatattctagaccaaacaaaagataattaccaattagttgaataataatttccttatatgataataattgattatttgaattgaattggtgaattgtcttgcaagtaatattgaataagataaaattgagataatctaattagttgatttatattatttgctatttgatccttatattttgaaaagtttaaaacttgtcctcaagttttgaaatttaagttttgtgattaaaagtttaatttgaatgatttagatttcaaaccctagaactttacaagtttaaaattcaacactatactaatatattattacaagcttatatatatatatatatatatatatatatatatatatatatatatatatatatatatatatatatatatatatatatatatatatgactaaaaatgctagtcttaccgttagtacgcctcattcacgaagtcagtctaaaaggtgggtataaggttgttgcctataaaatggcgcttattgggtgtacactcacacccaccgcttgcttggctggtggagggtcgttagccgaacgggtaggatagggcaaacgtCTTcttattaataagtataatgaatctatataaagtaactaaacatgtttcataaaattcacaatcttagttactttacgaaaagtgaattgatgcaatcccatgaaattacactttgcaaccttgctaagaagttaatggagcgtgtgtggttaaccggcacactaattggttctaagcaaaggtggaaaagggtgattcattgtttgtcatagttcaatggagcgtgtgtggtttaccggcacatcgaataggtgattgtaacaatgaaggcaccatgtagatttgcatggttattcacacccgctttgtgatcctcggtatcccagtcacaacctaaaggggcatatcgagatttaaacatgccattgaaaggttcaatggatctcaaagaaaactaggaattctcaatacatttaaaacttaagcttatgtttttcatggtgaagaattagtgaatcttcattcacttacctccaaattatttgcatgttggatcacggcatcccttttctaatatgtaaataatgttgttgggtcctagccctaaattttcattttgggttttaattagggacttaattctaatcaactttgttcctttctatttgtagatgtctaacgcaaacaacgttgttgctagctcattcacgctaatgagcctttgtcaaaaagtgactttcgatggatcgaactttggtgaatggataagatacattcgcacgatcgtgcgttatgaggacaaggagtatgttctcgatgagaagctcg
The genomic region above belongs to Lactuca sativa cultivar Salinas chromosome 4, Lsat_Salinas_v11, whole genome shotgun sequence and contains:
- the LOC111892207 gene encoding uncharacterized protein LOC111892207; protein product: MFGHVVKCTNSHQVWSTPQSLFTTTSKVHSLQLQSLKKGNISIHDYMLKMQTLAENLASAGQPLSDEDLILYIFGGLGHEYDSVVVNLTSRHDQLTIQEVQFMLQSHEMRLEHLNTPTLSDLSNPSAHLATQLQRGLHLQNSTNQLSPSSRRGSYHGHGRGHGVRGNRPWCQLCGRVGHFVTKCSHRFDVNFQGPSNTSNISHPNNLPSFGQ